The following proteins come from a genomic window of Rattus norvegicus strain BN/NHsdMcwi chromosome 8, GRCr8, whole genome shotgun sequence:
- the Or10d3 gene encoding olfactory receptor Olr1306, giving the protein METKNCSMVTEFILLGIPHTEGLETMLFVLFLPFYACTLVGNVCILVAVISSTRLHTPMYFFLGNLSVFDMGFSSVTCPKMLLYLMGLSRLISYQDCVSQLFFFHFLGSIECFLYTVMAYDRFAAICHPLRYSIVMSSRICVALAVGTWLLGCLHSSVLTSLTFTLSYCGPNEVDHFFCDIPAILPLASGDTSLAQRVSFTNVGLVSLVCFLLILVSYTRITISILSIHSTEGRQRAFSTCSAHLIAILCAYGPIITVYLQPTPNPMLGTAVQILMNLVGPMLNPLIYTLRNKEVKIALKKILHGKGSISEV; this is encoded by the coding sequence ATGGAGACAAAAAACTGCTCAATGGTGACTGAGTTTATTCTTCTGGGAATCCCACACACAGAGGGCTTGGAGACTATGCTTTTTGTGTTATTCCTGCCCTTTTATGCATGTACCCTGGTGGGAAATGTGTGTATCCTTGTGGCTGTTATTTCCTCTACCCGCCTCCATACACCCATGTATTTTTTCCTGGGGAACTTGTCTGTATTTGATATGGGTTTCTCCTCTGTGACTTGTCCAAAAATGCTCCTTTACCTTATGGGACTTAGCAGACTTATCTCCTACCAAGACTGTGTCTCCcagcttttcttctttcatttccttgggAGCATTGAGTGCTTTCTGTATACagtgatggcctatgaccgctttGCGGCCATTTGTCACCCTCTGCGGTACTCAATCGTCATGAGTTCTAGAATCTGTGTGGCTCTCGCTGTGGGCACGTGGCTGTTAGGCTGCCTACATTCCAGTGTCTTAACTTCCCTCACCTTCACTTTATCTTACTGTGGTCCCAATGAGGTGGATCACTTCTTCTGTGACATACCAGCTATCTTGCCATTGGCCTCAGGTGATACATCCTTAGCACAGAGAGTGAGCTTCACTAACGTTGGTCTAGTGTCTCTTGTCTGCTTTCTCCTGATCCTTGTATCCTATACGCGAATCACAATCTCCATCTTGAGTATTCATTCAACAGAGGGGCGTCAGCGTGCCTTCTCCACCTGCAGCGCCCATCTTATTGCTATCCTCTGTGCCTACGGACCTATAATCACTGTATACCTGCAGCCCACACCGAACCCCATGCTGGGAACTGCAGTGCAGATTCTGATGAACTTGGTAGGACCAATGCTGAACCCTTTGATCTATACTTTGAGGAATAAGGAGGTAAAGATAGCTCTGAAAAAGATACTGCATGGGAAGGGATCAATTTCTGAAGTTTAG